A genome region from Labrus mixtus chromosome 9, fLabMix1.1, whole genome shotgun sequence includes the following:
- the lamtor1 gene encoding ragulator complex protein LAMTOR1 has translation MGCCYSSENETPEQDHEERKPLIPPPVSKPPNGTDWTTTSVPSARTDEQALLTSILTKTAQNIIDVSAADSVMMEQHEYMDKARQYSTKLAVLSNGLPQKKALTLPSLTSQPHQVLASDLVPYSDVQQVSKIAAYAYSAISQIKVDAKEDLVVQFAIP, from the exons GACCATGAGGAACGCAAACCGCTGATCCCACCTCCAGTCAGCAAACCCCCGAATGGGACCGACTGGACCACTACCAGTGTCCCCTCAGCGCGGACAGACGAACAGGCTCTCCTTACATCCATTCTCACCAAGACAGCACA GAACATTATTGATGTCTCAGCAGCTGACTCTGTCATGATGGAGCAGCATGAATACATGGACAAAGCTCGGCAATACAG TACCAAGCTGGCTGTTTTGAGTAACGGTCTACCCCAAAAGAAAGCCCTcactctcccctccctcaccaGCCAGCCCCACCAAGTGCTTGCAAGTGACCTGGTGCCATACTCAGATGTTCAGCAG GTGTCCAAGATAGCGGCGTATGCTTACAGTGCAATCTCTCAAATCAAGGTGGATGCAAAAGAAGACCTGGTGGTCCAATTTGCCATTCCTTGA
- the lrrc51 gene encoding leucine rich repeat containing 51, producing MNEAPVDLSFKNIICLADTWKEEPSRGLRPSKRNSEMKYESRSLRLNNNNITELHDLQVTVSHFLAEPSQLTWLDLSFNKISHIDQVLCDLKELRVLYLHGNSIYIQSEVDRLGLLPHLHTLTLHGNVIETNKAYRTRIISALPGLKRMDFSAVTQQERVLAKIWCHSNNRRSRGRKETLQ from the exons ATGAATGAAGCCCCAGTGGATTTATCTTTCAAAAACATCATCTGTTTGGCAG ACACATGGAAAGAGGAGCCAAGCAGGGGTTTGCGACCTTCAAAGAGAAACTCTGAGATGAAGTATGAAAGCCGCTCACTGCGTctcaataacaacaacatcactGAACTTCATGACCTCCAGGTGACTGTCAGTCACTTCCTGGCTGAGCCATCACAGCTCACCTGGCTGGACCTTTCCTTCAACAAAATCTCACACATAGATCAA GTTTTGTGCGACCTCAAGGAATTGCGTGTGTTGTATCTTCACGGCAACAGCATTTATATTCAGTCGGAGGTGGACCGGCTGGGGTTGCTCCCACATCTTCACACCCTCACACTGCATGGAAACGTCATTGAGACCAACAAGGCATACAG GACTCGTATCATTTCTGCTCTGCCTGGGTTAAAGAGGATGGACTTCAGTGCAGTAACACAACAGGAGCGAGTGCTGGCAAAGATTTGGTGTCACAGCAACAACAGGCGCAGCCGCGGCAGAAAGGAGACTCTCCAGTGA